One Phaseolus vulgaris cultivar G19833 chromosome 2, P. vulgaris v2.0, whole genome shotgun sequence DNA window includes the following coding sequences:
- the LOC137810275 gene encoding uncharacterized protein, with the protein MAANPFPLSCSKTHILRLPAPPKPPLLYRRHALLCRRYRYRYSYSYPSCTPSLKCKAAQVSVAEESSASGDNWVPVVPLAALPRGERRVIIQDADTILLLWYKDQIFAIENRSPAEGAYTEGLLNAKLTQDGCIVCPTTDSTFDLRTGDIKEWYPKNPVLRVLTPSLRKLFTYPVKTDEQNIYISLRSGKSDASAEIVFSGKAQPGVTASDVNVEEVKMVIDEEQEGFGFTGKNEIINGRAAVIGFLLLLDFELLTGKGLLKGTGFLDFLYSASNAFN; encoded by the exons ATGGCTGCAAACCCTTTCCCCCTTTCATGCTCCAAAACCCACATTCTCCGTCTCCCCGCCCCTCCCAAACCGCCCCTTCTCTACCGCCGCCACGCTCTACTCTGTCGCCGTTACCGTTACCGTTACAGTTACAGTTACCCCTCTTGCACTCCTTCACTCAAATGTAAAGCGGCCCAAGTTTCCGTCGCCGAAGAGTCATCGGCGTCCGGTGACAACTGGGTTCCGGTGGTGCCGCTGGCGGCGCTGCCGAGGGGGGAGCGGCGCGTGATCATTCAGGACGCGGATACCATACTGCTGCTGTGGTACAAAGACCAAATCTTTGCCATTGAGAATAGGTCTCCTGCTGAAGGCGCCTACACTGAAGGCTTGCTCAATGCCAAGCTCACCCAG GATGGGTGCATAGTTTGTCCAACAACTGATAGCACATTTGATCTGCGAACCGGAGATATCAAAGAATGGTATCCAAAAAACCCTGTTCTGAGAGTTCTCACACCCTCTTTGAGGAAACTCTTTACCTATCCTGTGAAAACAGATGAACAAAATATCTATATCAGCCTGAGAAGTGGCAAATCCGATGCTTCTGCTGAAATTGTCTTCAGTGGGAAAGCTCAACCTGGTGTAACAGCAAGTGATGTCAATGTTGAAGAG GTTAAAATGGTTATTGATGAAGAACAAGAGGGATTTGGTTTTACTGGGAAGAACGAAATAATAAACGGTAGAGCAGCTGTTATTGGTTTCCTCCTGTTGTTGGATTTTGAGCTTTTAACAGGTAAGGGTCTTTTAAAGGGAACAGGTTTCTTGGACTTCTTATACTCAGCTTCTAATGCTTTCAATTAG
- the LOC137810269 gene encoding light-mediated development protein DET1 isoform X2 yields the protein MYRSSNIVARIFNRQIRTPAPGTSVHHARRFYENLVPSYTVYEVECPDHWFRKFTDDGQYLVSFSRNHQELIVYRPRWLSFSCKDEDCDKHDLPPRAKRFDSFFTQLYCVPLASCNELICKDFFLYLESKQFGLFATSTAQGHHEAPAVGGAVHGVPSIEKITFHLLRLEDGEILDKKVFCNDYVNLAHNMGVFLYDDLLAIVSLRYQTIHVLQIRDSGNLVYVRAIGEFCREDDELFLSSNAQHQFPGNHVDNHMPQGQTNPENSFLSGIKQRLLSFIFQGLWNEERDETLRIQGLRKKFYFHFQDYVDLIIWKVQFLDRHHLLIKFGSVDGGVARNADHHPAFVAVYNMDTTEIVSFYQNSADELYLLFDQFCDHFHATSRNLMYMNFISSHSNNIHAREQLRSIKDKASNPSQFVKKMLASLPFSCQSQSPSPYFDQSLFRFDDKLISATDRHRQSTDHPIKFILRRYPYSLKFKIKPGPEAGCMDGRAKKISSFLFHPILPLALSVQQTLFLQPSVVNIHFRR from the exons ATGTACAGAAGCAGCAATATTGTGGCGAGGATTTTTAATCGTCAAATTCGCACTCCTGCTCCTGGCACTAGT GTTCATCATGCTCGGCGTTTCTACGAAAATTTGGTACCAAGTTACACAGTTTATGAGGTTGAGTGCCCAGACCATTGGTTTCGTAAATTCACCGATGATGGACAGTACCTTGTAAGTTTCAGCAGAAATCATCAGGAGCTGATCGTTTATAGGCCGAGATGGCTTTCGTTTTCATGCAAAGATGAAGATTGCGATAAACATGATTTGCCACCTAGAGCTAAAAGATTTGACAGTTTTTTCACTCAACTGTACTGTGTACCACTTGCTTCTTGCAATGAACTTATATGTAAAGATTTCTTTCTTTACTTGGAGAGCAAGCAATTTGGACTGTTTGCTACTTCAACGGCCCAAGGTCATCATGAGGCACCTGCTGTTGGAGGAGCTGTCCATGGTGTTCCTTCAATTGAGAAGATAACTTTCCACCTCTTGAG ACTGGAAGATGGAGAGATCTTGGACAAGAAGGTCTTCTGTAACGACTATGTTAATTTAGCCCATAATATGGGTGTCTTCTTGTATGATGACCTATTGGCAATTGTATCACTTCGCTATCAAACTATACATGTTCTTCAAATTAGAGATTCTGGCAACCTTGTTTATGTACGGGCTATTGGGGAATTCTGCCGTGAAGATGATGAGCTTTTTCTCAGTTCAAATGCTCAG CACCAGTTTCCTGGAAACCACGTTGATAATCACATGCCTCAAGGCCAGACTAATCCGGAGAATTCTTTTCTGAGTGGAATAAAACAGCGATTGCTTTCATTCATATTCCAGGGACTATGGAATGAAGAAAGAGATGAGACATTG AGGATTCAAGGGCTTAGGAAGAAATTTTACTTCCACTTTCAAGATTATGTTGATTTGATTATCTGGAAG GTACAATTCTTGGACCGACACCATTTGCTAATCAAGTTTGGTAGTGTAGATGGAGGG GTGGCACGAAATGCTGATCACCACCCTGCTTTTGTTGCTGTATATAACATGGATACAACTGAAATCGTATCATTTTATCAG AATTCAGCAGATGAGCTTTATCTGTTGTTTGACCAGTTCTGTGACCACTTCCACGCAACATCAAGGAATTTAATGTATATGAATTTCATATCTTCTCATTCAAACAATATCCATGCACGGGAACAGCTACGGAGCATAAAAGATAAGGCAAGCAACCCTTCGCAG TTTGTGAAGAAGATGCTTGCTTCTTTGCCTTTCAGCTGTCAGTCTCAGAGTCCTTCTCCTTACTTTGACCAATCTCTTTTCCGGTTTGATGACAAG CTGATTTCTGCAACTGATCGACATAGGCAGTCTACTGACCATCCAATCAAGTTCATTTTGAGGAGGTATCCATATTCTCTCAAATTTAAGATCAAACCAG GTCCTGAAGCTGGTTGTATGGATGGTCGTGCAAAAAAGATCTCTTCATTCCTTTTTCATCCAATTTTGCCCCTTGCCCTCTCCGTTCAACAGACTTTGTTCTTGCAGCCTTCAGTTGTAAATATCCACTTTCGAAGATGA
- the LOC137810277 gene encoding uncharacterized protein codes for MDSLEEQVFMFIDEQYYHYHSNFSNESELQVEEDLWWQDNSDSDDSSQRTLYWESQVALLQEILEHYSQSGSKLRREVGRIIEEVKGSDFCSCYKANFLDCSTCLRREIVTKLRDRGFTTNLCVSKWETTKKFPGGCHEYIEVFANTSSKKNQIRILIELELREQFQIAKASENYQDLVSCLPEFYIGKPEFLTAIIRVMCNAAKKSMKEKKMHVGPWRKSSFMKMKWAEFNQTLNNKSFGTHTTQSYLGISGAHTPVVVT; via the exons ATGGACAGCTTGGAAGAGCAAGTGTTTATGTTCATTGATGAACAATATTATCATTACcattccaatttttccaatgaATCAGAGCTTCAAGTGGAGGAGGATCTATGGTGGCAAGACAACAGCGATTCTGATGATTCATCCCAGAGGACTTTGTATTGGGAATCTCAGGTCGCACTGCTTCAG GAAATTTTGGAGCATTACAGTCAAAGTGGCTCAAAATTGAGACGAGAGGTTGGTCGAATCATAGAAGAGGTGAAGGGTTCAGATTTCTGCAGCTGCTATAAGGCTAACTTTTTAGATTGCAGCACCTGTTTGAGAAGAGAAATTGTTACTAAGCTCAGAGATAGAGGATTCACTACAAACCTTTGTGTTTCAAAATGGGAAACCACAAAAAAGTTTCCAGGAG GGTGTCATGAATATATTGAAGTGTTTGCAAATACATCATCAAAGAAGAATCAGATTCGTATCCTGATCGAATTGGAGTTGAGAGAACAGTTTCAGATTGCAAAAGCGAGTGAAAATTACCAGGATCTGGTGTCGTGTTTGCCTGAATTTTATATTGGAAAACCAGAGTTCTTGACTGCCATTATTCGAGTGATGTGCAATGCTGCAAAGAAATCAATGAAGGAGAAGAAAATGCACGTGGGTCCGTGGAGGAAGAGTAGTTTCATGAAAATGAAGTGGGCAGAGTTCAATCAAACATTAAACAATAAATCATTTGGTACACATACCACTCAATCTTACCTTGGAATTTCAGGAGCTCATACACCTGTGGTGGTAAcctga
- the LOC137810269 gene encoding light-mediated development protein DET1 isoform X1: MYRSSNIVARIFNRQIRTPAPGTSVHHARRFYENLVPSYTVYEVECPDHWFRKFTDDGQYLVSFSRNHQELIVYRPRWLSFSCKDEDCDKHDLPPRAKRFDSFFTQLYCVPLASCNELICKDFFLYLESKQFGLFATSTAQGHHEAPAVGGAVHGVPSIEKITFHLLRLEDGEILDKKVFCNDYVNLAHNMGVFLYDDLLAIVSLRYQTIHVLQIRDSGNLVYVRAIGEFCREDDELFLSSNAQGMAFFDKNKQHQFPGNHVDNHMPQGQTNPENSFLSGIKQRLLSFIFQGLWNEERDETLRIQGLRKKFYFHFQDYVDLIIWKVQFLDRHHLLIKFGSVDGGVARNADHHPAFVAVYNMDTTEIVSFYQNSADELYLLFDQFCDHFHATSRNLMYMNFISSHSNNIHAREQLRSIKDKASNPSQFVKKMLASLPFSCQSQSPSPYFDQSLFRFDDKLISATDRHRQSTDHPIKFILRRYPYSLKFKIKPGPEAGCMDGRAKKISSFLFHPILPLALSVQQTLFLQPSVVNIHFRR; encoded by the exons ATGTACAGAAGCAGCAATATTGTGGCGAGGATTTTTAATCGTCAAATTCGCACTCCTGCTCCTGGCACTAGT GTTCATCATGCTCGGCGTTTCTACGAAAATTTGGTACCAAGTTACACAGTTTATGAGGTTGAGTGCCCAGACCATTGGTTTCGTAAATTCACCGATGATGGACAGTACCTTGTAAGTTTCAGCAGAAATCATCAGGAGCTGATCGTTTATAGGCCGAGATGGCTTTCGTTTTCATGCAAAGATGAAGATTGCGATAAACATGATTTGCCACCTAGAGCTAAAAGATTTGACAGTTTTTTCACTCAACTGTACTGTGTACCACTTGCTTCTTGCAATGAACTTATATGTAAAGATTTCTTTCTTTACTTGGAGAGCAAGCAATTTGGACTGTTTGCTACTTCAACGGCCCAAGGTCATCATGAGGCACCTGCTGTTGGAGGAGCTGTCCATGGTGTTCCTTCAATTGAGAAGATAACTTTCCACCTCTTGAG ACTGGAAGATGGAGAGATCTTGGACAAGAAGGTCTTCTGTAACGACTATGTTAATTTAGCCCATAATATGGGTGTCTTCTTGTATGATGACCTATTGGCAATTGTATCACTTCGCTATCAAACTATACATGTTCTTCAAATTAGAGATTCTGGCAACCTTGTTTATGTACGGGCTATTGGGGAATTCTGCCGTGAAGATGATGAGCTTTTTCTCAGTTCAAATGCTCAG GGCATGGCATTTTTTGACAAAAATAAACAGCACCAGTTTCCTGGAAACCACGTTGATAATCACATGCCTCAAGGCCAGACTAATCCGGAGAATTCTTTTCTGAGTGGAATAAAACAGCGATTGCTTTCATTCATATTCCAGGGACTATGGAATGAAGAAAGAGATGAGACATTG AGGATTCAAGGGCTTAGGAAGAAATTTTACTTCCACTTTCAAGATTATGTTGATTTGATTATCTGGAAG GTACAATTCTTGGACCGACACCATTTGCTAATCAAGTTTGGTAGTGTAGATGGAGGG GTGGCACGAAATGCTGATCACCACCCTGCTTTTGTTGCTGTATATAACATGGATACAACTGAAATCGTATCATTTTATCAG AATTCAGCAGATGAGCTTTATCTGTTGTTTGACCAGTTCTGTGACCACTTCCACGCAACATCAAGGAATTTAATGTATATGAATTTCATATCTTCTCATTCAAACAATATCCATGCACGGGAACAGCTACGGAGCATAAAAGATAAGGCAAGCAACCCTTCGCAG TTTGTGAAGAAGATGCTTGCTTCTTTGCCTTTCAGCTGTCAGTCTCAGAGTCCTTCTCCTTACTTTGACCAATCTCTTTTCCGGTTTGATGACAAG CTGATTTCTGCAACTGATCGACATAGGCAGTCTACTGACCATCCAATCAAGTTCATTTTGAGGAGGTATCCATATTCTCTCAAATTTAAGATCAAACCAG GTCCTGAAGCTGGTTGTATGGATGGTCGTGCAAAAAAGATCTCTTCATTCCTTTTTCATCCAATTTTGCCCCTTGCCCTCTCCGTTCAACAGACTTTGTTCTTGCAGCCTTCAGTTGTAAATATCCACTTTCGAAGATGA